One genomic segment of Pyruvatibacter mobilis includes these proteins:
- a CDS encoding acyl-CoA dehydrogenase family protein yields MELSLSAADESFRQEVRAFLDAELTDELREAGNKDTSVFTDKEWNLAWHRILYAKGWVAPGWPKEYGGTGWTEMQRYIFAAECARAGTPNLSPMGLRMCGPMLMGFGTQAQKDFYLPRILSGEDYWCQGYSEPGSGSDLASLQCKAVSDGDDYVINGTKIWTTHAHFANRMFCLVRTDSSGKPQTGITFVLIDMETPGISVEPIITLAGEHEVNQVFFDNVRVPKTNRVGEENDGWTVAKYLLEFERGGAYAAGLRVGVEKLKSLMASEASGDGQMLSDDQAFRAKVADFEVALDAQEITEHRVMSALSNGQNPGPASSMLKVTGTEMKQRLDMLAVEAIGTYAMPLQPDARKPGSNVAPVGPAEAMVVVPSMLNNRAASIYGGSNEIQRGIMAKLVLGL; encoded by the coding sequence ATGGAGCTTTCTCTTTCCGCCGCGGACGAATCATTCCGCCAGGAGGTCCGCGCCTTTCTCGATGCGGAGCTGACCGACGAGCTGCGCGAGGCCGGCAACAAGGATACCTCTGTCTTCACCGACAAGGAGTGGAACCTCGCCTGGCACAGGATCCTCTATGCCAAGGGCTGGGTCGCGCCGGGATGGCCGAAGGAATATGGCGGCACCGGCTGGACGGAGATGCAGCGCTACATCTTCGCCGCTGAGTGCGCCCGCGCCGGCACGCCCAATCTGTCGCCGATGGGCCTGCGCATGTGCGGGCCGATGCTGATGGGCTTCGGCACGCAGGCGCAGAAGGATTTCTACCTGCCGCGCATCCTGTCGGGCGAGGACTACTGGTGCCAGGGATATTCCGAACCCGGATCAGGCTCCGACCTCGCCTCGCTCCAGTGCAAGGCGGTGAGCGACGGCGATGACTATGTCATCAACGGCACCAAGATCTGGACGACGCACGCGCATTTCGCCAACCGCATGTTCTGCCTGGTGCGCACGGACAGTTCCGGCAAGCCGCAGACGGGCATCACCTTCGTGCTGATCGACATGGAAACGCCGGGCATCAGCGTCGAGCCGATCATCACGCTGGCGGGCGAGCACGAGGTGAACCAGGTCTTCTTCGACAATGTGCGCGTGCCAAAGACAAACCGCGTCGGCGAGGAAAATGACGGCTGGACGGTCGCCAAATATCTGCTCGAATTCGAGCGCGGCGGCGCCTATGCGGCGGGCCTGCGCGTCGGTGTCGAGAAGCTCAAATCGCTGATGGCGTCCGAAGCGTCCGGCGACGGGCAGATGCTGTCAGACGATCAGGCCTTCAGGGCCAAGGTGGCGGATTTCGAAGTGGCGCTGGACGCCCAGGAGATCACCGAGCACCGGGTCATGTCGGCGCTCTCCAACGGCCAGAATCCCGGGCCCGCCTCGTCCATGCTGAAGGTCACCGGCACGGAGATGAAACAGCGGCTGGACATGCTGGCGGTGGAAGCGATCGGCACCTATGCGATGCCGCTTCAGCCTGATGCCCGCAAACCCGGCAGCAATGTCGCGCCCGTGGGCCCGGCAGAGGCCATGGTGGTGGTGCCCAGCATGCTCAACAACCGGGCGGCGTCGATCTATGGCGGCTCCAACGAAATCCAGCGCGGCATCATGGCCAAGCTGGTGCTGGGGCTCTAG
- a CDS encoding DUF1475 family protein, producing MTLIRLLSALFGLAFAGALAWGFAEGGSVVPLLEIMTADPWGVVTLADLYLGFVLVAFLMVLLEQRRLTGILWGVATVVLGNIVTAAWIVFRLPKVIARLAQRDDS from the coding sequence ATGACCCTGATCCGCCTTCTCTCCGCCCTGTTCGGCCTCGCCTTTGCGGGCGCGCTTGCCTGGGGCTTTGCGGAAGGCGGGTCAGTGGTGCCGCTGCTCGAGATCATGACAGCGGACCCCTGGGGCGTCGTCACCCTGGCCGACCTCTATCTCGGCTTCGTGCTGGTGGCATTCCTGATGGTGCTGCTGGAACAGCGCAGGCTGACCGGAATTTTGTGGGGCGTGGCGACGGTGGTGCTCGGCAACATCGTCACCGCCGCCTGGATCGTCTTCCGGCTGCCGAAGGTAATCGCGCGGCTGGCGCAACGCGACGACAGCTAG
- a CDS encoding SDR family NAD(P)-dependent oxidoreductase: MGRLEGKRAIVTGAGSGIGRAAARLFAEEGATVLAVDLNADGVAETVEGRDRMTAEAGDVSSEEYVADSIRNFVDAHGGIDIVFANAGISGGWVPLSDQTPDYWEQILKVNLIGPFLYVKHASPHMVDQGAGSIICTASVAGIRANAGVHPYSASKAGVISLVQTVAYDLAGTGVRINAVCPGLIETGMTKPIFDMARGKGTEDRIGQINPLKRAGRPEEIANMALFLASDEASYVNGQAFPVDGGLSASHPYAMGSGQQRAFKKPE, from the coding sequence ATGGGACGACTTGAAGGAAAACGCGCGATTGTCACCGGCGCAGGCTCCGGCATCGGCCGTGCGGCAGCGCGCCTCTTTGCCGAAGAAGGCGCAACCGTACTCGCCGTTGATCTGAATGCGGACGGTGTGGCGGAGACCGTTGAGGGCCGCGACCGCATGACGGCTGAAGCCGGGGACGTGTCGAGCGAAGAGTATGTAGCCGACTCGATCCGCAATTTCGTCGATGCGCATGGCGGCATCGACATCGTGTTCGCCAATGCGGGCATCTCCGGCGGCTGGGTGCCGCTCAGCGACCAGACCCCGGATTACTGGGAACAGATCCTGAAGGTGAACCTCATCGGCCCGTTCCTCTATGTGAAGCATGCAAGCCCGCACATGGTGGACCAGGGCGCGGGCTCGATCATCTGCACGGCGTCGGTCGCGGGCATCCGCGCCAATGCGGGCGTGCATCCCTATTCCGCCTCCAAGGCGGGTGTGATCTCGCTGGTGCAGACGGTGGCCTATGATCTGGCGGGCACAGGCGTGCGTATCAATGCCGTCTGCCCCGGCCTGATCGAGACCGGCATGACCAAGCCGATTTTCGACATGGCGCGCGGCAAGGGCACCGAGGACCGCATCGGCCAGATCAACCCGCTGAAACGGGCCGGGCGGCCGGAGGAGATCGCCAATATGGCGCTGTTCCTGGCCAGCGACGAGGCGTCCTATGTGAACGGCCAGGCCTTCCCGGTGGATGGCGGGCTGTCCGCGTCGCACCCCTATGCCATGGGCTCGGGCCAGCAGCGCGCCTTCAAGAAACCGGAATAG
- a CDS encoding VOC family protein: MSNQAVSGLRISAYRIFVPNVSAALPFYRDTLGLRVLSVDDAGGFAVLDAGIMLILEPVGDDPDFTQRFTGISFEVPDMAAAYETLRGKGVEFDARPLVQDWGGILAHFKDPGGNTLTIVEYPKN, translated from the coding sequence ATGTCCAATCAAGCCGTCAGCGGCCTGCGCATCAGCGCCTACCGCATCTTCGTGCCCAATGTCTCCGCCGCCCTGCCATTCTATCGTGACACGCTGGGCCTCAGGGTGCTGTCGGTGGATGATGCCGGCGGTTTCGCGGTGCTGGATGCGGGCATCATGCTGATCCTCGAGCCTGTGGGTGATGACCCGGATTTCACCCAGCGCTTTACCGGCATTTCCTTCGAGGTGCCGGATATGGCCGCCGCTTACGAGACATTGAGAGGCAAGGGTGTGGAGTTCGACGCCAGGCCGCTGGTCCAGGACTGGGGCGGCATCCTCGCTCACTTCAAGGACCCCGGCGGCAACACGCTCACCATCGTCGAATATCCGAAGAACTGA
- a CDS encoding MaoC/PaaZ C-terminal domain-containing protein — translation MMRYFDDFELGEQWPIGKTYTMTKDEIVSFAAKWDPQPFHVDEAAAEKSVYGTLTACGTHIQAVVLKLAQGLPHETAVIGALGYDEVRFHQAAKLDDVLSLTIECIETRPSSSKPDRGIVRNRHTLVNQAGDTVFTQTTTLLIARRGG, via the coding sequence ATGATGCGGTATTTCGATGATTTCGAGCTGGGCGAACAATGGCCCATCGGCAAGACCTACACGATGACGAAGGACGAGATCGTGTCCTTTGCCGCCAAGTGGGACCCGCAGCCCTTTCACGTGGACGAGGCTGCCGCTGAAAAATCCGTTTACGGAACACTGACGGCCTGCGGCACCCATATCCAGGCGGTGGTGCTGAAGCTGGCGCAGGGGCTGCCGCACGAAACCGCTGTCATCGGCGCGCTGGGCTATGACGAGGTGCGGTTCCACCAGGCGGCGAAGCTGGATGACGTGCTGTCGCTCACCATCGAGTGCATCGAGACCCGGCCGTCATCGTCGAAGCCGGACCGGGGGATCGTCAGGAACCGTCATACGCTTGTCAATCAGGCGGGCGACACCGTGTTCACGCAGACGACCACGCTTCTCATCGCCCGGCGCGGCGGCTAG
- a CDS encoding acetyl-CoA C-acyltransferase has translation MREAVIVSTARTGLAKSGRGGFNMTHGAAMGGHALKHAIERAKIDPAEVDDVIMGCGTPEGATGQNVGRLAAMWAGCPVTTSGTTVNRFCSSGLQSIALAAGRIVNDGVDVMAAGGVESISLVQMQGINLNHITEEKLMNELPALWMPMIETADIVAERYNISREAQDEYALQSQQRTAAAQQAGKFDDEIVPMNVKMKVVNKETKEESIVDYVVDKDECNRPQTTLEGLNGLQPVRGEGQYITAGNASQLSDGASMVIMMERKEAERRGLDIMGVFRGFQVAGCEPDEMGIGPVFAVPKLLDKAGVKKDDIDLWELNEAFASQCLYSRDTLEIDNDKYNVNGGSISIGHPYGMTGARCTGHLLIEGKRRNAKLGVVTMCIGGGMGAAGLFEM, from the coding sequence ATGAGAGAAGCAGTCATCGTCTCCACCGCCCGTACCGGCCTTGCCAAGTCCGGCCGCGGTGGCTTCAACATGACCCACGGTGCCGCCATGGGCGGTCACGCCCTCAAGCACGCCATCGAGCGCGCCAAGATCGATCCGGCTGAAGTCGACGACGTGATCATGGGCTGCGGCACGCCGGAAGGCGCCACCGGCCAGAATGTCGGCCGTCTTGCTGCCATGTGGGCCGGCTGCCCGGTCACCACGTCCGGCACCACCGTCAACCGCTTCTGCTCCTCGGGCCTGCAGTCCATCGCCCTGGCCGCCGGCCGCATCGTCAATGACGGTGTGGACGTGATGGCCGCCGGTGGCGTCGAGTCCATCTCGCTGGTGCAGATGCAGGGCATCAACCTGAACCACATCACCGAAGAAAAGCTCATGAACGAGCTTCCGGCGCTGTGGATGCCGATGATCGAGACCGCCGACATCGTGGCCGAGCGCTACAACATCTCCCGCGAAGCGCAGGATGAGTACGCTCTGCAGTCGCAGCAGCGCACCGCCGCCGCCCAGCAGGCCGGCAAGTTCGACGACGAGATCGTTCCGATGAACGTGAAGATGAAGGTCGTCAACAAGGAGACCAAGGAAGAGTCGATCGTCGACTACGTGGTCGACAAGGACGAGTGCAACCGTCCGCAGACGACGCTGGAAGGCCTCAACGGCCTGCAGCCGGTGCGCGGCGAAGGCCAGTACATCACCGCCGGTAACGCCTCGCAGCTCTCCGATGGTGCCTCCATGGTCATCATGATGGAGCGCAAGGAAGCCGAGCGCCGCGGCCTCGACATCATGGGCGTGTTCCGCGGCTTCCAGGTCGCCGGCTGCGAGCCGGACGAGATGGGTATCGGCCCGGTCTTCGCTGTGCCCAAGCTGCTGGACAAGGCCGGCGTCAAGAAGGACGACATCGACCTGTGGGAACTGAACGAAGCGTTCGCTTCGCAGTGCCTGTACAGCCGTGACACGCTGGAAATCGACAACGACAAGTACAACGTCAATGGCGGTTCCATCTCCATCGGCCACCCTTACGGCATGACCGGCGCCCGCTGCACCGGCCACCTGCTCATCGAAGGCAAGCGCCGCAACGCCAAGCTCGGCGTCGTGACCATGTGCATCGGTGGCGGCATGGGTGCCGCCGGCCTGTTCGAGATGTAA
- a CDS encoding secondary thiamine-phosphate synthase enzyme YjbQ, whose translation MHQHLETLIFETPGAGLSDITRHVADALGRARLAQGAVTLFLRHTSASLTIQENADPDVLADLKDFFERIVPFTGPYRHTTEGPDDMPAHIKAALTATSLTIPVDKGRMVLGTWQGIYLFEHRSRPHRREVVVQAMGTEAGNPVRNS comes from the coding sequence ATGCACCAGCATCTGGAAACCCTGATATTCGAAACCCCGGGAGCAGGCCTCTCGGACATCACCCGCCACGTGGCTGATGCGCTCGGCCGGGCGCGCCTGGCGCAGGGGGCGGTGACCCTGTTTCTGCGCCACACATCCGCGTCGCTCACCATCCAGGAGAACGCCGACCCTGACGTGCTGGCGGATCTGAAGGATTTTTTCGAGCGCATCGTGCCCTTTACCGGGCCCTACCGGCACACGACCGAAGGCCCCGACGACATGCCCGCCCATATCAAGGCCGCGCTCACCGCAACCAGCCTGACGATCCCGGTGGATAAGGGCCGCATGGTGCTGGGCACCTGGCAGGGCATCTACCTGTTCGAGCACCGCAGCCGCCCGCACAGGCGCGAAGTGGTGGTGCAGGCCATGGGCACGGAAGCAGGAAACCCGGTCAGGAATTCCTGA
- a CDS encoding PaaI family thioesterase, with the protein MSMTLATPTAPTLSAGFEAYVGPVTKVEGREAYTLSFTIEQHHLNGADMLHGGMMMSFASITLAGAAREAAGDAVETLSINCDFTGPGKPGDVVTATATITRRTRTVVFLSCDVQVEDADADAPRMLMAATGVFRIATRKGSGKTGAGA; encoded by the coding sequence ATGAGTATGACCCTGGCAACCCCGACGGCGCCGACCCTGTCGGCCGGTTTCGAGGCCTATGTGGGCCCGGTGACGAAGGTGGAGGGGCGCGAGGCCTATACGCTGAGCTTCACCATCGAGCAGCACCACCTCAACGGCGCGGACATGCTGCATGGGGGCATGATGATGTCGTTCGCCTCCATCACGCTGGCGGGCGCGGCGCGGGAGGCTGCGGGCGACGCGGTCGAGACCCTGTCCATCAATTGCGATTTCACCGGCCCCGGCAAGCCGGGCGACGTGGTGACGGCCACCGCCACCATCACCCGCCGCACGCGCACGGTCGTGTTCCTGTCCTGCGACGTGCAGGTCGAGGATGCCGACGCTGACGCCCCGCGCATGCTGATGGCCGCCACCGGCGTGTTCCGGATCGCCACCAGGAAGGGATCAGGCAAGACCGGAGCGGGCGCATGA
- a CDS encoding PaaI family thioesterase, with protein sequence MTEARDTQKGEQQKPAIPSPRPPEALDGFTAMELRDPFEAFVGPLYTETAENDGLERLEAFRVDDRHVDADGKLHPGMLMTFADAVVGSTAWNATGRKPCVTLSMQTSYTGTAKVGDLVTARTRLTRKTRAIVFCAADFFVDDELICQATSLWKVLGEH encoded by the coding sequence ATGACCGAGGCCCGCGATACCCAGAAGGGCGAGCAGCAGAAGCCCGCCATCCCCTCCCCGCGCCCGCCGGAGGCGCTGGACGGCTTCACCGCCATGGAGCTGCGCGACCCGTTCGAGGCCTTTGTCGGCCCGCTCTATACGGAGACCGCGGAAAATGACGGGCTTGAGCGGCTCGAGGCCTTCCGCGTCGATGACCGGCATGTGGATGCGGACGGCAAGCTGCATCCGGGCATGCTGATGACCTTCGCCGACGCCGTTGTCGGCAGCACCGCGTGGAACGCCACCGGCCGCAAGCCGTGTGTGACCCTCAGCATGCAGACGAGTTACACCGGCACCGCCAAGGTCGGCGACCTCGTCACCGCCCGCACCCGCCTCACCCGCAAGACCCGCGCCATCGTCTTTTGCGCTGCCGATTTCTTCGTCGATGACGAGCTGATCTGCCAGGCCACCAGCCTGTGGAAAGTGCTCGGCGAACACTGA
- a CDS encoding MaoC/PaaZ C-terminal domain-containing protein translates to MAIDYDHLMSLTSEGERFSYGDRETMLYALGVGMGRDPLAAKELPYVYEKDLKTVPTMATVIAWGAGPLRDSGINYLMVVHGEQKLTLHRPLPAAADIIADSRVVGAWDKGADKGAVIVTETDIRLADTDDKLCTLTSTTFARGDGGFGGPTDGAPKPHALPDRAPDQTIEVDTRADQALLYRLSGDRNPLHADPEFATAAGFPAPILHGLCTYGTCCRAILGSVADYDHTAITGFDVRFSSPVFPGETILVDVWKDGPIASFRARLKERDAVVINNGKCTLKA, encoded by the coding sequence ATGGCCATTGATTACGATCACCTGATGTCCCTCACATCCGAGGGCGAGCGGTTTTCCTATGGGGACCGGGAGACCATGCTCTATGCGCTCGGCGTCGGCATGGGCCGCGATCCGCTGGCAGCAAAGGAGCTGCCTTATGTCTATGAAAAAGACCTAAAGACCGTGCCGACCATGGCGACGGTCATTGCCTGGGGCGCGGGCCCGCTGCGCGACAGCGGCATCAACTATCTGATGGTGGTGCATGGGGAGCAGAAGCTGACCCTGCACCGGCCGCTGCCGGCAGCGGCCGACATCATCGCCGACAGCCGCGTCGTCGGCGCCTGGGACAAGGGCGCGGACAAGGGGGCGGTGATCGTCACCGAGACCGACATCCGCCTGGCGGACACGGACGACAAGCTGTGCACGCTCACCAGCACCACCTTTGCCCGCGGCGATGGCGGCTTCGGCGGGCCGACCGACGGCGCGCCCAAGCCGCATGCCCTGCCCGACCGCGCCCCGGACCAGACCATCGAGGTGGACACCCGGGCTGATCAGGCGCTGCTCTACCGGCTGTCCGGTGACCGCAATCCACTGCATGCGGACCCGGAATTCGCCACCGCCGCCGGGTTCCCCGCGCCGATCCTGCACGGGCTTTGCACCTACGGCACCTGCTGCCGCGCCATTCTCGGCTCCGTCGCCGATTATGACCACACCGCGATCACAGGCTTCGACGTCCGCTTCTCGTCCCCCGTCTTCCCCGGCGAGACGATCCTGGTGGATGTGTGGAAAGACGGCCCCATCGCCTCCTTCCGCGCCCGCCTCAAGGAGCGCGACGCGGTGGTCATCAACAACGGCAAATGCACGCTGAAAGCCTGA
- a CDS encoding GlxA family transcriptional regulator: protein MSTKSETTPAKSAPSRPAEPRRVLMIAYTDVQVLDITGPLEILASVNDARANPRLWAPEGLTPQTDDGDTPSDAYEITIAAAEAGPFRTTSGLQLVADIGFADLTDDYLSGLHTLVVPGGEGTIQAMRDDAVLDVVARAGAAAERITSVCTGTFILARAGLIDGRRVTTHWNVAGDLDEMFPTLTVDADSIYVRDGNVWTSAGVTAGMDLALALVEEDCGRDMALAVARRHVLFMIRPGGQSQFSAQLVAQHAAKGRIGEITQWVLDNVAADLSVPALAERAHMSERTLARAFVSETGLTPGRFVEVVRVEAARRHLEETADDTETIAWACGFSSAEQMRRAFHRRVGVSPADYRARFRRMPVMGPHGPIQAGSPAAGQPAMQRTSLPQPSGFMQ, encoded by the coding sequence ATGAGCACAAAATCCGAGACAACCCCTGCGAAATCCGCCCCCAGCCGCCCGGCCGAGCCCCGGCGCGTGCTGATGATCGCCTACACGGATGTGCAAGTGCTGGACATCACCGGGCCGCTTGAAATTCTCGCCAGCGTCAATGACGCGCGCGCCAATCCGCGCCTGTGGGCGCCGGAGGGGCTGACGCCGCAGACGGATGACGGGGACACGCCAAGCGACGCCTACGAGATCACCATCGCAGCCGCTGAGGCCGGGCCGTTCCGCACCACCTCGGGCCTGCAGCTGGTTGCCGATATCGGCTTTGCCGACCTCACCGATGACTATCTTTCGGGCCTGCACACGCTTGTCGTGCCCGGCGGTGAAGGCACGATCCAGGCGATGCGCGATGACGCGGTGCTGGACGTGGTGGCCCGCGCGGGCGCTGCGGCCGAGCGCATCACGTCCGTCTGCACCGGCACCTTCATCCTTGCCCGCGCCGGGCTGATCGACGGGCGGCGGGTGACGACGCACTGGAACGTCGCCGGCGACCTCGACGAGATGTTCCCTACCCTGACGGTTGACGCGGATTCCATCTATGTGCGCGACGGCAATGTGTGGACCTCTGCCGGGGTGACGGCGGGCATGGACCTTGCCCTGGCGCTGGTTGAGGAAGATTGCGGGCGCGACATGGCACTGGCGGTGGCCCGGCGGCATGTGCTGTTCATGATCCGCCCGGGCGGCCAGTCGCAGTTTTCAGCCCAGCTCGTGGCGCAGCATGCCGCGAAGGGCCGCATCGGCGAGATCACCCAGTGGGTGCTCGACAATGTGGCGGCTGACCTGTCGGTTCCGGCGCTGGCCGAGCGCGCCCATATGAGCGAGCGCACGCTTGCAAGAGCCTTTGTCAGCGAGACGGGGCTGACGCCGGGGCGGTTCGTGGAAGTGGTGCGGGTGGAAGCTGCCCGCCGCCACCTCGAGGAAACCGCCGACGACACCGAGACCATTGCCTGGGCCTGCGGCTTTTCCAGCGCTGAACAGATGCGCCGCGCCTTCCACCGCCGCGTCGGCGTGAGCCCCGCGGATTACCGCGCCCGCTTCCGCCGCATGCCGGTGATGGGCCCGCACGGCCCGATACAGGCAGGAAGCCCGGCAGCAGGCCAGCCAGCCATGCAGCGCACCTCGCTGCCGCAGCCCTCGGGCTTCATGCAATAG